The stretch of DNA GCACGGGGGCAGTGGCCTTCCCTGGCGTGGTTCCGGTCAAATAGCTGTCCGCCTTGAGCAGCCATTTACCCCGGTGGCCCATGGCCGCTTCCACCACGATATTCAGATCCAACTTCTGGGCCGCGGCTGCGGCAGGAATTTTAAAGGAAAACTTTCCCTGGTCATCGGTTTGGCCGGTTAAAAGTTCGCTGCCGGTTTTTGGATCCAGAACCAGGACATTGCCCTGGCGCACCGGCGTATCAGGGATAAACTTGCTTTCCGTGTGGATGGCGCCGCCTTCGGCATAGGCGAAGACCAGCACCCGGTGGGCCAGAGCCGGGGACGTGAAAACGCCAAGGGCCAGGAGCACCAGGACTCCTTGAACCCCGAGAACCAGGAGATGCTGTCTCCACCAGAACCACTTTTTAGGCATAGATTTCCTCCAACATTTCGGGACGGACTTTTTTAAGGAACTGGAAGATAAACAGCGTAATGATGCCCTCGATGATCATTATGGGTATGTGCGCCAAGAGAACCAGTTCGGCCACTTTGAGAAAAGCCTGACCGGTGGTGATTAAGGCCGTGGCCACCAGCAAACCGCTTAACAACATGGCCAGGGCCCCGCAGGCAAAGGCCGCCACCGCGGCAATGACTCCTTGACCGCGCAAGAACCTGCGAAAGACAAAAAAGCAGATGACTGCGGGCGCGGCCATAGTGACTGTATTCACCCCCAACACTGTCAGGCCTCCGAACTGGAAGAGCAGGGCCTGCAGGAACAGGGCGATGAGGATGGCGGGGAAGGCCATCCAGCCCAGCAGCAGCCCCATAAGGCCGTTGAGTACCAGGTGCGCACCCACCGGGCCTACCGGCACATGGATGAGCGAGGCCACGAAGAACGCCGCGGACAGTATGGCTACCCGGGGAATGGCCTCATAATCGAGTTTTTTCAGGCCGATGGCGCATCCTACCACCGCCAGCCCAGCCCCTCCGGCTAATACCACCGGAGAGAGCACTCCTTCAGAAATATGCATGTCTTACCCCATAGATGGCGTGGCGGTTAGAGACCTCGCAGGCGCTCTCGCTGACCAGGCCAAAAAAAAGCCATGAAGGCAATCATCCCTTTGGGAGGATCGCAAGCCTTCATGGCTTTGAATTATATCTACTCGGTTATTTTTCGGTTAATTTCTGACTTAGGGCTTCTTACCCCGGAATGTCTTTCTTATACCCGAGATATCAAACCAGTTCAAGGAAAATTTCTTCTCAGCAACTAAAAATGAGGTGCCTCCGATGGCTTTGTCCGCCATATCGTCCCGGCCGCGGGCGTAGACACCCTTTAACGGCTGCAAGCAACGGCTTTTACCCACCCTTGAATATATGATCTCCGTGTCCTAAGTTAGTTGGTATCACCTTGTGGAAAGGGGCTCCACCATGTTTCTTTATCTTGTCCAGCATGCCGAGGCTAAAAAAGCAGAAGAAGACCCGGGGAGGGATCTAACGGAAAGGGGCCGGCTGGACATTGAAAATGTGGCACACCATTTGAAAAGGCTCAATGTCCAGATCAGGCAAATATTTCATAGCGGTAAGACCAGGGCTCAAACTACCGCCAATGTCCTGGCGTGGCATTTAAAGCCCCCGGCTGGGGTCTCGGAAACCCCGGGGCTGGCGCCGTTGGATGACCCTAAGGTCTTGGCTGACCGCATCACGCTGATGGATGGGGATATTCTCTTGGTGGGACATCTTCCCCATTTGGGCAGGTTAGCCGCCCTACTCATGACCGGTGACCAAGAGAAACAAGTCATTAATTTTCAGATGGGCGGCGCGGTCCGTCTGAGACGCATGGCGGAGGATCAATGGGCAGTTGATTGGATGGTTCTTCCTGAAATCATCCTTTAGCGGATCTATATATAGCGTCATAAATAATTTGACTATTTATCTCTGCGCCCTCAGCGTCTCAGCGGTTAATTATTTTTCAACCGCAGAGGCGCAGAGAACGCAGAGAGCGCTTATGTTCAGTTACTTATACTCATTGCCAAAAGTCCCCTCACCCTACCCTCTCCCACAAGGGGAGAGGAGAATTAGAGAACAAAACTTTTGGCAAACGCTATACGTCATTGCGCATATGGGCAAGGCGGAGGCGGAGAGGCGATGCAAGGGCTTGAACTGATAAAAAATCTTGCTGAACTCGATCAAGAGGTCGCCGAAAAGGTTGAGGAAACCCGCCGGTCCGCCGAGGACCGGGTCAATCGCGCCGAAGCCGAGAGTCAGCGCCTCCTGGCCGAGGCCGACGCTCAGATCCGCCGGCTGGAAGAAGTGTCGCGGACGCAAATGGCCGAGGTCAGCGCCAGGCTGACCGAGGACGCCCGCCAGCATGCCGCCGCGGAGCAAGAACGCCTGCGCAGCCAGGCTGTGCCAAACCTCGATCGCGCCGTCGAATTCATCCTCTCAGAGGTTATGCCGTGATTGCGCGGATGGAAAAAATCTTTATTGTGGGGCCAAAGCGGTTGGCTCCTGAGATTTTATTCATGCTGCAGCAGGCCGGCGTCGTGCAAGTTGACTCTCTTCCCAGGGACCAGCTTGGCGCCTACCAGCTTGAACCCGGGGAAGAGAAGCGGCTCAGAAGGTGGGATGCCGTGGCGACCTCGACGGATCATACCTCAGGCCTCCTGGGTCTGGAGTTCGGCGCTGCGGTGGAACCCTTCTTGGGCGACCTGGAGGAGGCTGAAGCCATAGCTTCATCCTGCGAACAGCGCGCGGCTAGCCTGGTAGAAACGCGGGAACGGCTCAGGGACGAACTCCAATTGATCGGCCAGTACCAGGAGGTCCTGGAGCATCTGGCGGCAGCAATGCAGGGGCTGGATGGCAGTTCCCGACTCGCAGTTATCCCCTTTATAGTCGAGAGGACAGAAGACCTGGCGGCGTTGGAACAGGAACTCTCACCGGCGCTCGATGACCGTTTTCTCCTGACTGAGAGGCCGGTGGGAAACCTGATTGTCGCGGTCATCGTTACCCTGAAGCGTGACGCCGAGGTAGCCAGAGGCATTCTCGCGCACGCCGGTTTGCATGAACTGCCGCGGCTGGGAGAATACGCCCGGATGGGCTTCAGGACCATGGCGGCGCGGCTGACGGCAAGATCAAGATTGGCCCCTAAAGAGCTGGCCGGCGTAGAGGAAGAATTGCGCCATCTGAGGCAAGAAGCGGGCCAGGAGTTGAGGAGTATTTGGAGCCAGGCCACCGATGAAACCAACCGCCTGCATACCCTCAGGGCCATGGCCTCCGGGCGTTACGGCTTTGCGCTATTCGGTTGGACGCCTGTCAGCCAGAAGACCGGGGTCATAGAACTCCTGAACCGGCAGTGCGACCGGATACTCTATACCTTCGAACCCGCGGAAGAACACCATGAACCTTCGCTGATTCCGGTCCTGCTGGAAAATCCCGCCTGGGTCAAGCCCTTCGAGGCCTTGATCACTTTTTTGAATACTCCGCGCTACGACAGTTGGGACCCCACCTGGATCACCGCCACCCTGTTGCCGCTCTGGGTCGGCATGATTATGGGGGATGTGGGTTACGGCCTGGTTTTTATCGGAGTGGCCTGGTATTTGTCCAGGTTTGTGAGACGCAACCAGGTGCTCAAGGTAGAATTTTTCAAGATGCGGCTAGCACCGGAGACCGTAGCGCAGGTGGTGCGCATCATGAAGCCCATGATCGTCTGGACTATCCTGTGGGGCTGTGTGTACGGGGAGTGCTTTGGCAACCTGTTCCACAGGTTGGGGGTCTTTGGGACGGCCCACCACCCGGGATTGATCCCCACCCTAATTCGCCGGACCG from Desulfobaccales bacterium encodes:
- a CDS encoding V-type ATPase subunit subunit G family protein, translated to MQGLELIKNLAELDQEVAEKVEETRRSAEDRVNRAEAESQRLLAEADAQIRRLEEVSRTQMAEVSARLTEDARQHAAAEQERLRSQAVPNLDRAVEFILSEVMP
- the cbiM gene encoding cobalt transporter CbiM — protein: MHISEGVLSPVVLAGGAGLAVVGCAIGLKKLDYEAIPRVAILSAAFFVASLIHVPVGPVGAHLVLNGLMGLLLGWMAFPAILIALFLQALLFQFGGLTVLGVNTVTMAAPAVICFFVFRRFLRGQGVIAAVAAFACGALAMLLSGLLVATALITTGQAFLKVAELVLLAHIPIMIIEGIITLFIFQFLKKVRPEMLEEIYA
- the sixA gene encoding phosphohistidine phosphatase SixA, which encodes MFLYLVQHAEAKKAEEDPGRDLTERGRLDIENVAHHLKRLNVQIRQIFHSGKTRAQTTANVLAWHLKPPAGVSETPGLAPLDDPKVLADRITLMDGDILLVGHLPHLGRLAALLMTGDQEKQVINFQMGGAVRLRRMAEDQWAVDWMVLPEIIL